A window of the Arachis duranensis cultivar V14167 chromosome 5, aradu.V14167.gnm2.J7QH, whole genome shotgun sequence genome harbors these coding sequences:
- the LOC107490528 gene encoding gamma-soluble NSF attachment protein-like produces the protein MLILQHFPGYVSVTQRYLDGATLQLKFGLAASKCNATNSQCKAYLSAIIIYLYTNDYKQAEMFYNDCSQIDAFCKSDQNRCASNLLAAYSDGDIEEIKRIAQSSSISNLDHSMIRLARKLPTGDVSALKGNTARQEDQPLDENDLT, from the exons ATGCTGATTTTGCAACATTTTCCGGGGTATGTTTCTGTAACACAAAGGTATTTGGACGGTGCGACTCTCCAATTGAAGTTCGGCTTAGCAGCTTCCAAGTGTAATGCTACCAATAGCCAGTGCAAG GCATATCTCAGTGCAATTATTATCTACCTTTATACTAATGACTACAAGCAAGCAGAGATGTTTTATAATGACTGCTCTCA GATTGATGCTTTTTGCAAAAGTGACCAGAATCGCTGTGCTAGCAATCTCCTTGCTGCATACTCAGATGGAGACATTGAAGAAATCAAACGTATCGCCCAATCAAGCAGCATTTCAAATCTTGACCACTCG ATGATTAGGCTAGCAAGGAAACTGCCAACAGGAGATGTGAGTGCATTGAAGGGTAACACTGCCAGACAGGAAGACCAGCCTCTGGATGAAAATGACCTCACTTAA